A single region of the Lepus europaeus isolate LE1 chromosome 1, mLepTim1.pri, whole genome shotgun sequence genome encodes:
- the RETREG2 gene encoding reticulophagy regulator 2, with translation MASGGGGGNTGAAGGQGLGLSLGLGLGLSLGMGEATGEAEEEAAAAEAVGRLATTLWLRLRGWEAVLAAAQRLLVWEKPLHSLVTAAALNGLFWLLSSSSLRPFFLLSISLLAYFLLDLWQPRFLPEVSASSPEEPHSDSEGAGSGARPHLLSVPELCRYLAESWLTFQIHLQELLQYKRQNPAQFCARVCSGCAVLAVLGHYVPGIMISYIVLLSILLWPLVVYHELIQRMYTRLEPLLMQLDYSMKAEADALHHKHDKRKRQGKNTPPGGDEPLAETESESEAELAGFSPVVDVKKTALALAITDSELSDEEASILESGGFSVSRATTPQLTDVSEDLDQQSLPSEPEEALSRELGEGEEAELAPPEDMLGPPQALSGQTLDSEEEEDMAAKDTLLRLSSPLHFVNTHFNGSGSPPDGVPCSPGGPVETLSPEAVSGDLTDPPSTLSPPLCLAESDPVPSPAMLPPPPQDSPQPLPAPEEEEALTTEDFELLDQGELEQLNAELGLGPEAPAKPPDAPPPPSVGPDAHSLVQSDQEAQAMAEP, from the exons ATGGCGAGCGGCGGCGGAGGCGGTAACACCGGCGCGGCcggaggccaggggctgggcctgagcctcggcctgggcctgggcctgagccTCGGCATGGGTGAGGCCACTGGCGaggcggaggaggaggcggcCGCGGCCGAGGCGGTGGGACGCCTGGCTACGACGCTGTGGCTGCGGCTCCGCGGCTGGGAGGCGGTGCTGGCGGCGGCGCAGCGGCTGCTGGTGTGGGAGAAGCCGCTGCACAGTCTGGTCACAGCGGCCGCGCTCAACGGCCTCTTCTG GCTGCTGTCTTCGTCGTCCCTCCGGCCCTTCTTCCTGCTCAGCATCTCACTTCTGGCCTATTTTCTCCTGGATCTTTGGCAGCCTCGCTTTCTCCCGGAGGTTTCAG cgTCATCCCCAGAGGAGCCACACTCTGACAG TGAGGGTGCGGGGTCAGGCGCCCGGCCGCACCTGCTGAGTGTGCCCGAGTTGTGCAGATACCTGGCTGAGAGCTGGCTCACCTTCCAGATtcacctgcaggagctgctgcagTACAAGAGGCAGAATCCAGCTCAG TTCTGTGCCCGCGTCTGCTCTGGCTGTGCTGTGCTGGCCGTGCTGGGACACTATGTTCCAGGGATAATGATCTCCTACATCGTCT TGCTGAGCATCCTGCTGTGGCCCCTGGTGGTTTATCACGAGCTGATCCAGAGGATGTACACTCGCCTCGAGCCGCTGCTCATGCAGCTAGACTACAGCATGAAGGCAGAAGCCGACGCCCTGCATCACAAACACGACAAGAGGA AGCGCCAGGGGAAGAACACTCCCCCAGGAGGCGATGAGCcactggcagagacagagagtgaaagcgAGGCGGAGCTGGCCGGCTTCTCCCCAGTG GTGGATGTGAAGAAAACGGCACTGGCCTTGGCCATCACGGACTCGGAGCTTTCAGATGAGGAGGCTTCTATCTTGGAGAGTGGCGGCTTCTCTGTGTCCCGGGCCACAACTCCACAACTGACCGATGTCTCTGAAG ATTTGGACCAGCAGAGCCTGCCAAGTGAGCCCGAGGAGGCCctgagccgggagctgggagagggagaggaggcagagctggcccctcCCGAAGACATGCTGGGCCCTCCTCAAGCCCTCTCAGGGCAAACCCTGGActcggaggaggaggaagacatgGCCGCCAAGGACACCTTGCTTCGGCTCTCATCCCCCCTTCACTTTGTGAACACGCACTTCAATGGGTCAGGGTCTCCCCCGGATGGAGTGCCGTGCTCCCCTGGAGGACCAGTGGAGACGCTGAGCCCTGAGGCAGTGAGTGGTGACCTCACTGATCCACCCAGCACCCTGTCACCCCCACTTTGCCTTGCTGAAAGTGACCCAGTCCCCTCTCCTGCCAtgctcccacctcctccccaggactctccccagcccctgcctgcccctgaggaAGAGGAGGCACTCACCACTGAGGACTTTGAGTTGCTGGATCagggggagctggagcagctgaatGCAGAGCTGGGCTTGGGGCCAGAAGCACCCGCAAAGCCCCCTGATGCTCCACCCCCTCCATCCGTGGGGCCTGATGCCCATTCTCTGGTACAGTCAGACCAAGaggctcaggccatggcagagccaTGA